In Salinisphaera sp. T31B1, the following are encoded in one genomic region:
- a CDS encoding cytochrome C, with product MLGGLALVVLAAAGLWPAVSVEAAPAAHTRYLIHCSGCHRADGSGSRRGGIPDLRGFVGSFGRVHDGRVYLMHVPGITASGLDDAGIAEVMNYIFTRWAEAPPNDPVPPFSADEVARLRALSVPDVVQARRAVVHELEARGLPVAAYPWQ from the coding sequence GTGCTGGGAGGGCTAGCGCTCGTCGTACTGGCCGCGGCCGGTCTGTGGCCGGCGGTGTCCGTCGAGGCCGCGCCCGCGGCGCATACCCGTTATCTGATCCATTGCAGCGGCTGTCATCGCGCCGACGGCTCAGGCAGTCGACGCGGCGGCATCCCCGATCTGCGTGGCTTCGTGGGTTCGTTCGGGCGCGTCCATGACGGCCGGGTCTATCTCATGCACGTACCGGGGATTACAGCCTCCGGCCTGGACGATGCCGGTATCGCCGAGGTCATGAACTACATCTTCACTCGATGGGCCGAGGCGCCGCCGAACGATCCCGTGCCGCCGTTCAGCGCTGACGAGGTCGCCCGGTTGCGGGCCCTGTCCGTGCCCGACGTGGTGCAGGCCCGGCGCGCGGTCGTTCACGAACTCGAAGCGCGGGGGCTGCCTGTGGCGGCCTATCCCTGGCAGTGA
- the mauD gene encoding methylamine dehydrogenase accessory protein MauD: MTALTFAVVFLGLAFLVLCFGFIVLARQIGVLYERIAPMGALMNDSGPKVGEASPVFDLVSLNGGAVPIGRPDERATLVFFVSPTCPICKKLIPVLRSVRASESDWLSVVLASDGDESRQRRFIDTATLNDFDYVLSTELGLGYRVARLPYAVVIDRQGVVRAKGLVNTREQLESLFNAHDMGVASIQGYLEAPTEAGYAPSAQS, encoded by the coding sequence ATGACCGCTCTGACTTTTGCCGTGGTGTTCCTGGGGCTGGCGTTCCTGGTCCTGTGTTTCGGTTTCATCGTGCTTGCCCGCCAGATCGGCGTGCTCTACGAGCGCATCGCGCCGATGGGCGCGCTGATGAACGACTCGGGGCCGAAGGTCGGCGAGGCCTCGCCCGTGTTCGATCTGGTCAGCCTGAATGGCGGCGCGGTGCCGATCGGCAGGCCGGACGAGCGGGCCACGCTGGTGTTTTTCGTCTCACCGACCTGTCCGATCTGCAAGAAGCTGATTCCAGTGCTGCGTTCGGTCCGTGCCAGCGAGAGCGATTGGCTGTCAGTGGTGCTGGCCAGCGACGGCGACGAGTCCCGTCAGCGTCGTTTCATCGATACCGCCACTCTCAACGACTTCGACTATGTCCTGTCCACCGAGCTGGGTCTGGGCTATCGCGTGGCCCGCCTGCCTTATGCCGTGGTCATCGACCGCCAGGGCGTGGTGCGGGCCAAGGGGCTGGTCAACACACGCGAGCAACTGGAAAGCCTGTTCAACGCACACGACATGGGCGTGGCCTCCATTCAGGGTTATCTCGAGGCGCCGACCGAAGCCGGCTATGCGCCCAGCGCTCAGTCCTGA
- a CDS encoding methylamine dehydrogenase light chain: MKRLLDTLLARTDAGAEQMARLAAQRYSRRGFVGRAALFVAGTGLLPVLPFDQGGRALAATPNGGTLQDDDPTACDYWRYCAIDGNLCNDCGGTLTSCPPGAEASKVSWVGTCRNPTDGKDYVVSYNDCCGKASCTGTECVNSERERPGYQMALHNDINWCMANSSMGYHCTVAVLVGQVDDASSG; encoded by the coding sequence ATGAAACGACTTCTTGATACGCTCCTGGCCCGCACCGATGCCGGTGCAGAGCAGATGGCACGTCTGGCGGCCCAGCGCTATAGCCGGCGGGGGTTCGTCGGCCGTGCCGCGCTGTTCGTGGCAGGCACTGGGCTGCTACCGGTCCTGCCGTTCGATCAAGGCGGACGGGCCCTGGCGGCCACGCCTAACGGCGGCACGCTGCAGGACGACGATCCGACGGCCTGTGACTACTGGCGCTACTGTGCGATCGACGGGAACTTGTGCAACGACTGTGGGGGCACGCTCACCAGCTGTCCCCCGGGCGCCGAGGCATCCAAGGTGTCCTGGGTGGGTACCTGTCGCAACCCGACCGATGGCAAGGACTACGTCGTGTCCTACAACGACTGCTGCGGCAAGGCCAGCTGTACCGGCACCGAATGCGTGAACAGCGAACGCGAGCGGCCCGGCTATCAGATGGCCCTTCACAACGATATCAATTGGTGCATGGCCAACTCATCCATGGGCTATCACTGCACGGTCGCCGTGCTCGTCGGCCAGGTCGACGACGCATCGAGCGGATAG